In a genomic window of Spirosoma agri:
- a CDS encoding glucosaminidase domain-containing protein encodes MAFAISAVETGYWYRPSEGHNLFGMKKNGRGFYESLSPTGYCLYRRKSSSLADYGAYEKQVIAKYNLQSRQAYVDHICRRFCPNPAYRGKLALAFQTLKALT; translated from the coding sequence GTGGCGTTCGCCATTAGTGCGGTTGAAACGGGTTACTGGTATCGACCCAGTGAAGGTCATAACCTATTCGGCATGAAGAAGAACGGGCGCGGTTTCTACGAGAGCCTATCCCCTACTGGCTATTGTCTGTATCGGCGCAAGTCCAGCTCACTGGCGGATTATGGAGCCTATGAAAAACAGGTTATCGCCAAGTATAATCTGCAATCCAGACAGGCATACGTTGACCATATCTGTCGCCGGTTTTGTCCTAACCCGGCGTATCGGGGCAAACTAGCTTTGGCTTTTCAAACGCTCAAAGCACTGACCTGA
- a CDS encoding DUF6712 family protein, whose amino-acid sequence MIINTIDGLKLHLGRSISQATTLAFIQPFIHLAEDEFIRTAIGPELLAELNTLLANASATLSPANKELVTRLQRALAFYTYLKYLPYSLGNDGDNGLQEQKTDKSEPVRMGVLDKRLRETADNAAKALEQALIYLYQNRKQYPTWLTSDAYKRSSALFIFSATELTEHLPQVAGSYRLFVSLVPYLHQAEKTSIKPLLGSEQYDDLKAKRVGTTPLQPTDIRLMEAVGQATASVAYAKALYHLNVQQTAGGGLRILSDFDGIYNQKAVDTKVLLEAQRNADADASSALSALKTYLTENANQYPLYKNSDRYTAKGPNELPDNSQYQGVFRLR is encoded by the coding sequence ATGATCATCAATACCATCGACGGGTTGAAACTGCATTTAGGCCGGTCGATCAGTCAGGCGACAACGCTGGCCTTTATTCAGCCCTTTATCCATCTGGCCGAAGATGAGTTTATCCGTACGGCCATTGGTCCCGAATTACTAGCGGAACTGAATACGCTGCTGGCGAATGCGTCGGCTACGCTTAGTCCGGCCAACAAAGAACTGGTGACCCGGCTCCAACGCGCCCTGGCCTTTTACACCTATCTCAAGTACCTGCCCTATTCATTGGGCAATGATGGGGATAACGGCTTGCAGGAGCAAAAAACCGACAAATCCGAACCGGTGCGTATGGGTGTGTTGGATAAACGGCTACGGGAAACGGCTGACAATGCGGCTAAAGCACTGGAGCAGGCATTAATCTATCTGTACCAGAACCGGAAACAGTACCCAACCTGGCTAACTTCTGACGCCTACAAGCGGTCGAGTGCCCTCTTTATCTTTTCAGCAACCGAATTGACAGAGCACTTGCCTCAAGTGGCGGGCAGTTACCGTCTGTTTGTATCGCTGGTTCCGTATCTGCATCAGGCCGAAAAAACCAGCATCAAGCCCCTGCTCGGCTCGGAGCAGTACGACGATCTGAAAGCCAAGCGTGTCGGCACAACCCCGTTGCAACCCACCGACATTCGCCTGATGGAAGCAGTTGGTCAGGCTACCGCTTCCGTCGCCTATGCCAAAGCCCTATACCATCTGAACGTACAGCAAACGGCGGGTGGCGGTCTGCGCATTCTCTCTGATTTTGATGGCATTTATAACCAGAAGGCGGTCGATACAAAGGTCTTGCTCGAAGCTCAGCGCAACGCTGATGCTGACGCATCCAGCGCGCTGAGTGCCCTAAAAACCTACCTGACCGAGAACGCGAATCAGTATCCGCTATATAAAAACAGCGATCGCTACACCGCCAAAGGCCCCAACGAGCTTCCCGACAATTCACAATACCAGGGCGTTTTTCGCCTGCGTTAA
- a CDS encoding DUF5977 domain-containing protein, whose protein sequence is MDALAPLTFLPLRFSRNPMAYTIDAVADSPNRAGLAYYLTLKKPKTYGSGDYDELITLPGREFPPRTELGATIYPGASFDVGVFIDDFLRSTAPVVGQTGIVTCGDMITPYLTRTWVEQDGVPVAGTDKTLALEYAIKGALSVEQFAGWRDQFFTTFLAQSRQFLTWQPSEKWVDTVQPEFLYYLVNFTPKPAELRLRIDIVYDDASTETITAQRMTTVSQYVVYGIPVGFVALGLPEREAATGRVVHAYSVWMANESNQRLSEVRTYYVNRDFDANVVYLLFRNSLGGYDTLRCTGQTSRTLAVSGTDGQRALDPSYLPTTAELFKKNRIAERTLTVATGLRDGDQLDYLTELVLSEDLFVVTQEGFVALSLPDSADTVLALRSDDEDLAGRVLTFRYAKNEVAYSNLPSPPTAPARPTRWLPTNPFCLIDSNGLRTGYLGAAKLELRYADDGSLVKPLRSKANVAGTEGYTPAVLSSACTTTPFVNSAVQQAGSYKRNNCGADQDATVALLTIPAGIYGAETAAQLQSRIDQALKVMDTQAYANQYGSCLANPAGYSYNVPVNHWHYRGNSPSRLGIETSGAPYMGNAWTMQGQGGSFIYPTGSNDLNFPSTDFNPDQWRLFTTGTAGASARLRLFRNGDLYLDKTFVFNPDGYEYHGLFTKTNGSSLTVASMDKLYVQLLDL, encoded by the coding sequence ATGGACGCACTTGCCCCGCTTACTTTTTTGCCCCTTCGATTTTCCCGCAACCCGATGGCCTACACCATCGACGCCGTAGCCGACTCGCCAAACCGGGCTGGTCTGGCCTACTACCTGACGCTCAAAAAGCCCAAAACGTATGGTTCAGGCGACTACGATGAGCTGATTACCCTGCCGGGCCGGGAGTTTCCCCCGCGCACGGAACTGGGCGCTACCATCTATCCCGGAGCGAGCTTTGATGTGGGCGTATTCATCGACGACTTTTTACGATCAACCGCACCGGTAGTCGGGCAAACGGGGATTGTCACCTGCGGGGATATGATTACCCCTTACCTGACGCGGACCTGGGTGGAACAGGATGGTGTACCCGTCGCCGGTACCGACAAAACGCTGGCCCTCGAATATGCCATTAAAGGTGCCCTGTCGGTCGAGCAGTTCGCCGGCTGGCGTGATCAGTTCTTTACGACGTTTCTGGCGCAATCGCGTCAGTTTCTCACCTGGCAGCCCAGTGAGAAATGGGTCGATACGGTGCAGCCCGAATTTTTGTACTACCTGGTCAACTTCACCCCCAAACCGGCTGAGTTGCGTCTGCGCATCGATATCGTTTATGATGATGCCAGTACAGAAACGATTACGGCACAGCGCATGACCACGGTCAGCCAGTATGTGGTCTATGGAATTCCCGTCGGCTTTGTGGCGCTGGGTCTGCCCGAGCGCGAAGCCGCTACCGGCAGAGTCGTGCATGCGTATTCGGTCTGGATGGCGAACGAGTCTAACCAGCGACTCAGCGAAGTGCGGACCTACTATGTCAATCGGGATTTTGACGCCAATGTTGTGTATTTGCTGTTTCGCAACTCGCTGGGTGGGTATGATACCCTACGCTGTACGGGGCAGACCTCTCGCACCCTAGCCGTATCAGGCACGGATGGACAGCGCGCGCTCGATCCTTCGTATCTGCCGACCACTGCCGAACTGTTTAAAAAGAACCGGATCGCCGAGCGTACCCTAACGGTCGCCACGGGTCTGCGGGATGGGGATCAGCTCGATTATCTGACCGAGTTGGTTCTGAGCGAGGATCTGTTCGTCGTCACGCAGGAAGGGTTTGTGGCCCTTTCTCTACCCGACTCGGCAGATACGGTACTGGCCCTGCGATCGGACGATGAAGATCTGGCCGGGCGGGTGCTGACGTTTCGGTACGCCAAAAACGAGGTCGCTTACTCCAATTTGCCCAGTCCACCTACCGCACCCGCCCGGCCTACGCGCTGGCTCCCGACCAACCCCTTCTGTCTGATCGACAGTAACGGGCTACGCACCGGCTACCTGGGTGCGGCCAAGCTGGAGCTGCGCTACGCTGACGACGGTAGCCTGGTCAAACCGCTCCGCAGCAAAGCCAACGTCGCCGGTACGGAAGGCTACACCCCAGCGGTTCTGTCGTCGGCCTGCACCACAACGCCCTTCGTCAACAGTGCCGTTCAGCAGGCGGGCAGCTATAAACGAAACAACTGTGGTGCCGATCAGGATGCAACTGTCGCCCTATTAACAATACCTGCGGGTATATACGGAGCCGAAACAGCAGCGCAGCTACAGAGTCGCATCGATCAGGCCCTGAAAGTGATGGACACCCAGGCGTATGCCAATCAATACGGCTCGTGCCTGGCTAACCCGGCTGGCTACAGCTACAATGTCCCCGTTAATCACTGGCACTACCGGGGCAATTCACCCAGCCGGTTAGGTATCGAGACCAGTGGCGCTCCCTACATGGGCAATGCCTGGACGATGCAGGGACAGGGCGGCTCGTTCATCTATCCGACGGGCAGTAATGACCTGAACTTTCCTTCGACTGATTTCAACCCCGACCAGTGGCGACTATTCACCACCGGCACCGCTGGCGCTTCGGCTCGGTTACGTTTGTTTCGGAACGGCGATTTGTACCTGGATAAAACGTTTGTCTTCAATCCGGATGGTTATGAATATCATGGTTTGTTCACCAAAACGAATGGCAGTTCATTGACCGTGGCTAGTATGGATAAATTGTATGTTCAACTTCTTGATCTGTAA
- a CDS encoding C40 family peptidase: MLETASSQAHVKEKSNRNDHPQIDAYFKAIGWPHPERVAASAKPWCGAFVGWVLKQCAIQTPKGSNLAAVAAYNAMKKLHLPAGSHAIPGDVVTYRTWSHVEFVTNWPLDPRIRVFYAVGGNTTAGNSIQGVYVNIPRPKNYVRHIVRLIPEV, translated from the coding sequence GTGCTGGAAACGGCCAGTTCACAGGCCCACGTGAAGGAGAAGTCGAACCGCAATGACCACCCGCAGATTGACGCTTATTTCAAAGCTATTGGCTGGCCGCATCCGGAACGTGTGGCCGCCAGTGCCAAGCCCTGGTGCGGTGCCTTTGTGGGCTGGGTGTTGAAACAATGCGCCATTCAGACGCCCAAAGGGTCGAATCTGGCAGCGGTGGCGGCCTACAATGCGATGAAGAAACTGCACCTACCCGCTGGCTCTCATGCCATACCGGGCGATGTAGTCACCTACCGCACCTGGAGCCACGTCGAGTTTGTGACCAACTGGCCGCTCGATCCCCGTATTCGGGTGTTCTATGCCGTTGGTGGCAATACGACTGCTGGCAACTCCATACAGGGCGTCTACGTCAACATTCCCCGCCCTAAAAACTACGTGCGTCACATTGTGCGCCTAATCCCCGAAGTGTAA